A DNA window from Lachancea thermotolerans CBS 6340 chromosome G complete sequence contains the following coding sequences:
- a CDS encoding ZZ-type zinc finger protein (conserved hypothetical protein) gives MDSPNPDMSLHLLLYSDTDYEERRLRVGVNEITKGFLNSIIYFKLGITAAWENRLLYYESHSFNVKDLICLQSEGDLALFKVQLMSLGFAKLGIKAKSRKSLSRKTRYLIEISERQSGDNLAGKNHENCATCSTGRRKPMARGQNAGLKFVQDSTEVVKQGREIHLGIMCDGCHHEARRLKCCASSLLPKDFIQGTRFKCTLCEDLDLCSSCKARGIEPFAHHKNHLMLKIDTSQNTHCRPDPETALSALIAIAFLLKTFFEWLSKPRHEVPKEIQVKSIRKVCVIEEEPSARGETSNKCVPSSIMQG, from the coding sequence ATGGATTCGCCCAATCCAGATATGTCCTTACATCTTTTGTTATATTCTGACACAGATTACGAGGAGAGGCGGTTAAGAGTGGGAGTTAATGAGATTACAAAGGGCTTTCTCAACTCGATTATCTATTTCAAACTGGGTATTACTGCAGCATGGGAAAACCGCTTACTTTACTATGAAAGCCATAGTTTTAATGTAAAAGATTTGATCTGTCTACAAAGCGAAGGTGACCTTGCCCTATTCAAGGTGCAACTAATGTCGCTTGGGTTCGCCAAGCTTGGCATTAAAGCCAAAAGCCGCAAGAGTCTAAGTCGGAAAACGAGATACTTGATTGAGATAAGCGAAAGGCAAAGCGGTGACAATTTAGCGGGCAAAAACCACGAAAACTGTGCTACCTGCTCCACGGGACGCCGGAAGCCCATGGCCAGAGGGCAAAATGCAGGTTTGAAATTTGTACAAGACTCAACCGAAGTAGTGAAGCAGGGCCGAGAAATACACTTGGGGATTATGTGCGATGGTTGCCATCACGAAGCGCGCAGGTTAAAGTGTTGTGCGTCGTCTCTTTTGCCCAAGGACTTTATACAAGGAACAAGGTTCAAATGTACACTTTGCGAGGATTTAGACTTGTGCTCCTCGTGCAAGGCACGCGGCATCGAGCCTTTCGCGCATCACAAGAACCATCTTATGCTCAAAATCGACACTTCTCAAAACACTCACTGCAGACCAGATCCGGAGACAGCACTGAGCGCTCTGATAGCGATTGcctttcttttgaaaaccttctttGAGTGGTTAAGCAAGCCCAGACATGAGGTACCAAAGGAAATTCAAGTGAAGTCTATACGAAAGGTTTGTGTCATTGAGGAGGAGCCCTCAGCTAGGGGAGAAACATCAAATAAATGTGTTCCTAGCTCAATCATGCAAGGGTGA
- a CDS encoding KLTH0G15796p (conserved hypothetical protein): MEGPKIGALCPLYLFSDSHSEERCLEVDPAEITKEFLNKVLNENFGVENAVESHVVYYENRSFNLNKVFCLQNDNDISQFKAQFEALRVAKIGVALMNPTSVPPQTLDAIQGNKGEQAAGSVSIPVDQLESLIQSIQKLEVSLNKSQQPSGPAKSGLLNTQSALQSKTIHYQVICDGCHPSTHLGTSSSSFCTEDGYIKGPRFKCLYCYNYDLCSECVAKGVETGTHQKYHNLIQINTPDGEINKIWSDMNDTPKQDEPAKFSARSSDRDVIIDIPDRNARVFDFFSKIKTEEQLAQLINHYEKYENLLAQVSGDDAKLQEAVALILSPCKTNSLDASIETAHEEEDLIDVQMGKRDHVISFKLNNRGPRPVSSGLRLVFQYFEPRNANPVKCTLHMGPHEFQKDSYKTLNFNCRGLIENFSLGNPCKIDLVDQDDDVIFTGSSSGGPNMCLKQPIMFDIQQSVYSEAREVPDLEADSIEDQDIISNTVTNEGSQHASRDDSELDDYDFLSDSDIEG; the protein is encoded by the coding sequence ATGGAAGGCCCAAAGATTGGAGCCCTCTGCCCCCTTTACCTGTTTTCGGACTCACACTCCGAGGAGCGATGCCTTGAAGTTGACCCAGCGGAGATCACTAAGgagttcttgaacaaggttttgaacGAGAACTTCGGAGTCGAGAATGCAGTAGAATCGCACGTTGTCTACTACGAAAACAGGagcttcaacctcaacaaggtcttttgtcttcaaaatgATAACGATATCTCACAGTTTAAGGCGCAGTTCGAAGCACTCCGCGTTGCCAAAATTGGCGTTGCACTAATGAACCCAACCTCTGTTCCGCCTCAGACTCTCGATGCTATCCAAGGGAATAAAGGAGAGCAAGCTGCGGGCTCTGTTTCCATTCCTGTTGACCAGTTGGAGTCCTTGATCCAGTCTAtacaaaagcttgaggtCTCTCTTAACAAGAGTCAGCAACCCTCGGGGCCGGCAAAATCGGGATTATTGAATACACAAAGCGCCCTCCAGTCCAAGACCATTCACTATCAGGTGATCTGCGACGGATGCCACCCCAGCACCCACTTGGGAACGTCCTCCAGCAGTTTCTGTACCGAGGACGGCTACATCAAAGGCCCGAGATTCAAGTGCTTATACTGCTACAACTACGACCTATGTTCCGAATGCGTTGCCAAAGGGGTTGAAACTGGCACTCATCAGAAGTATCATAACCTCATTCAGATCAACACCCCCGACGGCGAAATTAATAAAATCTGGTCTGACATGAATGATACTCCTAAGCAAGATGAACCAGCTAAGTTCAGCGCCAGAAGCTCAGACAGGGATGTCATCATTGACATCCCTGATCGTAATGCCAGGGTATTCGActttttttcgaagatcAAGACAGAGGAACAACTGGCGCAGCTGATCAACCATTATGAGAAGTACGAAAATCTGCTAGCGCAAGTCAGCGGTGATGACGCAAAACTGCAAGAAGCGGTTGCGCTTATCCTGTCTCCTTGCAAGACGAATTCACTCGATGCATCTATTGAAACGGCGCACGAGGAGGAAGATTTGATTGATGTCCAGATGGGTAAGCGCGATCATGTCATTTCCTTTAAGTTAAACAACAGAGGCCCCCGTCCTGTCTCAAGCGGATTGAGACTTGTCTTTCAGTACTTTGAACCACGCAACGCAAACCCAGTTAAGTGCACCCTCCACATGGGGCCCCAcgagtttcaaaaagataGCTACAAAACCCTCAACTTCAATTGCCGCGGCCTAATAGAGAACTTTTCCTTGGGCAACCCCTGCAAAATTGATTTGGTTGACCAGGATGACGACGTAATCTTCACAGGGTCTTCTTCTGGTGGTCCCAACATGTGCTTGAAGCAGCCCATCATGTTCGACATTCAACAATCTGTCTACTCAGAGGCTCGTGAGGTTCCAGACCTTGAAGCCGACTCCATTGAAGACCAAGATATTATCAGCAACACCGTGACAAACGAAGGTTCTCAGCACGCTTCTAGAGACGATTCTGAACTCGACGACTACGACTTCTTAAGCGACAGCGACATCGAGGGATGA
- the SUP45 gene encoding translation termination factor eRF1 (highly similar to uniprot|P12385 Saccharomyces cerevisiae YBR143C SUP45 Translation release factor involved in translation termination mutant form acts as a recessive omnipotent suppressor) — translation METEAEKNIAIWKVKKLIRSLEKARGNGTSMISLVIPPKGQISIIQRMLTDEYGTASNIKSRVNRLSVLGAITSTQQKLKLYTKVPPNGLVLYCGDIITEEGKEKKVTIDIEPYKPINTSLYLCDNKFHTEVLSELLEADDKFGFIVMDGQGTLFGLLSGNTRTVLHKFTVDLPKKHGRGGQSAVRFARLREEKRHNYVRKVAEVAVQNFITNDRPNVKGLILAGSADFKTDLAKSELFDQRLASRIVKIVDISYGGENGFNQAIELSAESLANVKFIQEKKLITSYFDEISQDTGKYCYGIDDTLKALDLGAVETLIIFENLDTIRYVFKDSEDSEVLRFAEPEQEDKSYNLDKATGQEMEVVEEQPLVEWLAENYKNYGANLEFVTDRSSEGAQFVTGFGGIGAMLRYKVNFEQLVDESDDEYYDEDEEDSDFDFI, via the coding sequence ATGGAAACTGAAGCTGAGAAGAACATCGCTATCTGGAAGGTCAAAAAACTGATCAGATCGCTTGAGAAAGCGAGAGGAAATGGTACCTCGATGATTTCGCTGGTTATTCCTCCTAAGGGCCAAATCTCAATTATTCAGAGAATGCTAACGGATGAATACGGTACTGCGTCCAATATCAAGTCTAGAGTTAACCGTTTATCAGTTTTGGGTGCTATCACATCAACACAGCAAAAATTAAAGCTGTACACTAAAGTTCCTCCAAATGGGCTGGTTCTTTACTGTGGTGATATCATCACTGAGGAAGGTAAGGAAAAGAAAGTCACCATTGACATTGAACCTTACAAACCCATCAACACATCTCTTTACCTGTGTGACAACAAATTCCACACCGAGGTGCTTTCAGAGCTGCTGGAGGCCGATGACAAATTTGGTTTTATTGTCATGGATGGTCAAGGAACCTTGTTTGGCTTGCTATCTGGTAACACGAGAACTGTTCTGCACAAGTTCACTGTTGACTTGCCAAAGAAGCACGGTAGAGGTGGTCAGTCCGCAGTCCGTTTCGCACGTTTGagagaagaaaagagacaTAACTACGTGAGAAAGGTAGCGGAAGTTGCTGTACAAAATTTCATTACAAACGACAGACCCAACGTCAAGGGTTTAATTCTGGCAGGTTCAGCAGACTTCAAGACTGATTTGGCAAAGTCTGAActctttgatcaaagaCTGGCTTCCCGAATCGTCAAAATTGTCGATATTTCCTACGGTGGCGAGAACGGATTTAATCAGGCTATCGAGCTCTCCGCTGAATCATTGGCAAACGTCAAGTTCatccaagaaaagaagttgatcACGAGTTACTTTGACGAAATCTCGCAGGACACTGGCAAGTACTGTTACGGTATCGACGATACCTTGAAAGCCTTAGACCTCGGTGCTGTGGAAACTCtcattatttttgagaactTAGACACCATCAGATATGTCTTTAAGGACTCTGAAGATAGCGAGGTTTTGAGGTTCGCGGAACCAGAACAAGAAGACAAGTCTTATAACCTAGACAAGGCCACAGGTCAAGAAATGGAAGTTGTCGAGGAACAGCCTTTGGTCGAATGGCTAGCAGAGAACTATAAAAACTATGGTGCCAACTTGGAGTTCGTCACCGACAGGTCATCAGAAGGTGCCCAATTTGTGACTGGTTTCGGTGGTATCGGTGCTATGTTGCGTTACAAAGTTAACTTCGAACAACTGGTTGACGAGTCTGATGATGAGTACTAcgatgaggatgaagaggacTCTGACTTTGACTTCATCTAA
- the MAK5 gene encoding ATP-dependent RNA helicase (similar to uniprot|P38112 Saccharomyces cerevisiae YBR142W MAK5 Essential nucleolar protein putative DEAD-box RNA helicase required for maintenance of M1 dsRNA virus involved in biogenesis of large (60S) ribosomal subunits) produces MAGKLTQRFAKSSRKPAKDNGKVITRNTHTKKRIVKPKRQTQSTRDEEKRNLNVVGANELKWKSVEIPDTMDDFGGFYGLEEIDGVDVKVVNGKVQFITRNDSNIKGPEPEEPSSQGEVEPSDGQEMEELVEFKNFDDFEEGELSAASSNGEDNENYSDNELGQEESENAGEQKQEQNHEESEANASGAIMEDNAADGELETNIFGAELSIPDNVEPDLLPQWTETMNLSMTTLQGLAAQGFTKPTDIQSMTIPPALEGKDIMGKASTGSGKTLAYGIPILERLVADRTTDKTVGLIFTPTRELAHQVTQHLQKLACVIIKKSPYAIISLTGGLSIQKQERLLKYDGCARIVVATPGRFLEMLERDPKLIDRFSQTDCLVLDEVDRLLQDGHFEEFDKILKHLGKARNMKKKVKSEFAGTGWQTMVFSATFSVDLFNKLSTTSWKKVGGGKDDDEMELSLKHLMTKIHFRSKPVIIDADPDHKIHSKIKESLIECLPTERDLFAYYFLTVYPGSTLIFCNAIDSVKKLNAYLNFLQVSSFQIHSSMTQKNRLKNLEKFQQNVLANKGKGKATVLIASDVAARGLDIPGINHVVHYHLPRSADVYIHRSGRTARGDQEGVSVMICSPQEAMGPLRKLRKVLASKSATSYGKKWQKDVPVFPIEPSILSQLRERGSMANTLAEDQLATRSLSKDENWLKKAADDLGIELDSEDEEKDVILAKNKFKKQNKQLGKVQLRSLQHELKELLQNPIRKDLRKSYLTGGLTNLADDIVKNRGHSTIIGQDRLEALDLLKTKNRK; encoded by the coding sequence ATGGCCGGAAAGCTTACTCAAAGGTTCGCGAAGAGCAGTAGAAAGCCAGCTAAGGACAATGGCAAAGTGATAACAAGAAACACCCATACTAAAAAGCGTATTgtgaagcccaaaagaCAAACTCAAAGCACACGCGATGAGGAAAAGCGAAATTTGAATGTTGTTGGAGCCAACGAGCTAAAATGGAAGTCCGTTGAAATTCCTGACACAATGGACGACTTTGGGGGATTTTACggccttgaagaaatcgATGGCGTTGACGTCAAAGTGGTCAACGGAAAAGTTCAGTTTATAACTCGCAATGATAGTAATATCAAAGGGCCTGAACCTGAGGAACCCAGTTCCCAAGGAGAGGTAGAGCCTTCAGATGGCCAAGAAatggaagagcttgttgagttcaaaaactttgatgACTTCGAGGAGGGCGAACTAAGTGCAGCATCGTCAAACGGTGAAGACAACGAGAATTACAGCGACAACGAGCTCggtcaagaagaaagcgaaAATGCAGGTGAGCAGAAGCAGGAACAAAATCACGAAGAAAGCGAAGCTAATGCATCAGGCGCGATTATGGAAGATAATGCTGCGGATGGTGAACTTGAAACTAACATCTTCGGAGCAGAACTCAGCATTCCCGATAATGTTGAGCCCGATTTATTACCACAGTGGACAGAGACCATGAACTTGTCGATGACTACTTTGCAAGGGCTCGCAGCCCAGGGCTTCACAAAGCCCACTGACATTCAATCCATGACTATTCCCCCCGCTTTAGAAGGCAAAGATATTATGGGCAAAGCCTCCACTGGTTCCGGTAAAACTCTTGCTTATGGCATTCCTATTTTGGAGAGACTAGTTGCAGACAGAACCACCGATAAAACTGTAGGACTCATTTTCACGCCTACAAGAGAACTAGCACACCAGGTCACGCAACATCTGCAGAAGCTCGCTTGTGTTATTATCAAAAAGTCTCCTTATGCCATCATATCCCTCACTGGTGGGCTTTCGattcaaaaacaagagcgaTTACTGAAATATGATGGATGTGCCAGAATTGTTGTAGCTACGCCCGGTCGTTTTCTGGAAATGTTAGAGCGGGATCCAAAACTAATTGACAGATTCTCTCAGACAGACTGCCTAGTGCTTGACGAAGTGGATAGATTGCTACAAGATGGGCACTTCGAGGAGTTCGACaagatcttgaaacacCTTGGAAAGGCTAGaaacatgaaaaaaaaggtaAAAAGCGAATTCGCGGGCACAGGATGGCAGACTATGGTTTTCTCAGCGACCTTTTCGGTGGACCTCTTCAATAAATTGTCAACAACTTCCTGGAAAAAAGTCGGCGGCGGTAAGGATGATGACGAAATGGAACTTTCCCTCAAGCATTTGATGACAAAAATACACTTCAGATCAAAGCCCGTGATAATCGATGCAGATCCAGACCACAAAATACACTCAAAGATTAAGGAGTCTTTAATTGAATGCCTACCAACCGAAAGGGATCTTTTTGCATATTACTTTTTGACCGTGTACCCTGGTTCAACTCTGATTTTTTGCAATGCGATTGATTCAGTTAAAAAGCTCAATGCGTATCTTAACTTCCTTCAGGTCTCATCGTTCCAGATTCATTCTTCAATGACACAAAAGAACcgtttgaagaacttggaaaagtttcaacaaaatgTCCTGGCAAACAAAGGGAAGGGAAAGGCCACTGTTCTGATAGCCAGTGATGTTGCAGCAAGAGGACTTGATATTCCGGGAATAAACCATGTTGTTCACTACCACCTGCCAAGAAGTGCTGATGTGTACATTCACAGGTCAGGTAGAACAGCTCGTGGTGACCAAGAGGGTGTCTCTGTTATGATCTGCTCTCCCCAGGAGGCTATGGGGCCTCTGCGAAAACTTAGAAAAGTACTTGCATCGAAGTCCGCAACAAGTTATGGCAAAAAATGGCAAAAGGATGTTCCCGTTTTCCCAATTGAGCCCAGTATCCTTTCTCAGCTTCGTGAGCGAGGTTCTATGGCCAACACTCTTGCAGAGGACCAGCTGGCAACAAGATCTTTGAGCAAGGACGAAAACTGGCTGAAAAAAGCCGCCGACGACTTGGGAATTGAATTGGATTccgaagatgaagagaaaGACGTTATTCTagccaagaacaagtttAAGAAACAGAACAAGCAACTGGGGAAGGTACAATTGAGGTCTTTGCAACATGAATTGAAAGAGTTGCTTCAGAATCCTATAAGAAAAGATTTGAGAAAAAGCTATCTAACAGGCGGCTTGACAAACCTTGCGGACGACATTGTCAAAAACAGAGGACACTCCACTATTATAGGGCAAGAtagacttgaagctctgGACCTtctaaaaacaaaaaatcGGAAATAA
- the BMT2 gene encoding 25S rRNA (adenine2142-N1)-methyltransferase (similar to uniprot|P38278 Saccharomyces cerevisiae YBR141C Hypothetical ORF), which produces MLSRRRKTVTGKLIVERPPAIKPSKARRIIRRFHLLINKRRIICNKIGIKLLEGDESTNSERISEKLRLNDTQSFYDEGWNAQNPSSEYEAQMLKIQRLDDDIQLFRILGYIMSEIHQRGGLQNYQLASSMGQDRNRGGDSSKILMNWFKTIRTPGHQYRALEIGSLSAENAISTSGVFDPVIRIDLNSSDPAKIKRQDFMKRPLPPSDAEKFDLISCSLVLNFVPTPQLRGAMLHRFQHFLRLDVEKTYIFLVLPLPCVSNSRYMSKTLLCDIMEYLGYKQSHAHESSKIIYMLFQRSFGQKVHEEQVVREFSKKVLIRDKANMNNFSIVL; this is translated from the coding sequence ATGTTATCGAGGAGACGGAAGACAGTAACAGGAAAGCTAATTGTCGAACGGCCACCCGCTATCAAACCTTCGAAAGCTCGCCGTATTATCCGGAGATTTCATCTGTTGATCAATAAAAGGAGGATAATATGCAATAAGATAGGCATTAAGCTATTAGAGGGAGACGAAAGCACTAACTCCGAGCGCATCTCAGAAAAACTCCGACTTAATGACACTCAGAGCTTTTACGATGAGGGCTGGAATGCCCAAAACCCCTCGTCCGAATATGAGGCCCAAATGCTTAAGATTCAACGCCTAGACGACGACATCCAGCTCTTTCGGATCCTTGGATATATCATGTCTGAAATCCATCAACGTGGAGGTCTTCAAAACTACCAATTGGCGAGCTCGATGGGACAAGACCGGAATCGTGGGGGTGACTCATCTAAAATATTGATGAACTGGTTCAAGACCATTCGGACCCCGGGACATCAGTACCGCGCGTTAGAGATTGGCTCCTTAAGTGCTGAGAATGCGATTTCGACATCTGGCGTTTTTGACCCCGTGATACGCATTGATCTTAATTCCAGCGACCCAGCAAAAATTAAGCGCCAAGACTTTATGAAGCGTCCACTGCCACCTTCagatgctgaaaaatttgaccTGATCTCTTGTTCTCTTGTTCTCAACTTTGTACCGACTCCTCAACTTCGTGGTGCCATGCTCCATAGGTTTCAACACTTTCTTCGACTAGATGTCGAGAAAACATACATTTTTCTCGTCCTTCCGCTTCCGTGTGTTTCTAACTCGAGGTATATGAGCAAAACCCTCTTGTGTGACATAATGGAGTATCTTGGCTATAAACAAAGCCACGCTCACGAGTCCTCAAAAATAATTTACATGCTATTCCAGCGCTCATTTGGCCAAAAGGTGCATGAGGAACAAGTGGTCCGGGAATTTTCTAAGAAAGTTCTTATTAGAGATAAAGCTAACATGAATAACTTTAGTATAGTACTGTGA